A stretch of DNA from Poecilia reticulata strain Guanapo linkage group LG18, Guppy_female_1.0+MT, whole genome shotgun sequence:
gaatagactttaaaatactttatagcTTATAGATCACCGAAcatattaaagatctgctgctgacTCCTTTGCTTTGCAttcccagaaccaaacatggagaagcatcATTCAGCTTCCCTGCACCACaaacctggaacaaacttccagaaaacaaaaaaaaaaaaaaacacacaaaaaagaaagaaaaaaggacaaaactctgagtttctttaaaataaggCTAAACCCATTCggattaataataactggaacattgatcaacatatctgatgtgtttttgcttgatgattttgatgaaatgccttgtttattgcttgttttgtgATAGCTGCAAAGGAAGGACTGATATAACAAATCCTAAGGATTAATAATGAAgaaatacttttggcaatacATCTCATGTAGATTAACGCCATCGGAGGGCCGGGACCTTAACTAATCCGTCCATCCCAGGGTAATGAgtccaaaagaaaaacccagacATGTCCCTCCTCTACCATCCTTCAGGCTGACCGTCATGTTGTTCTGTGTTCGTCAACCatataaaatcttaaaacactttgaaggTTGGAGTTAAAACGTGACAGAAGCTGAGCGAGTCCATGTGGTTCAGCAAGGCACTGCTTATTTTCTCACCTGTTGTCCCATTGCAGCGTGCTGGATCACTCGCCTTATTATCACTCAGAGCGTACACATTAAAGTCGTATGTGCTTCCTGACATCAGGTCAGTGAAAGTGCACATGGTGGTGCTAACTATTTGAACGTAGGAGGAACCCCAGAATGTAGAGTTGAGGGTGCAGCTGTAGTTCTGTACTGATGAGTATTCTGGGGGAGTCCACTCAAAGGCGAGGGAATATGCCGTTTTGCTGTTTACTTTGGCTCCAGTGGGAGGCGACGGGACTGCagggagaaagaaaaggttACTTGcctctctttaaaaacatgttataGCAAAACGTACAGCTGCTACCTGAGCATGCGGTCTGTGTTTATTAatgatcaaatcaaatcaaactcaCGGGTGAAAATGAAGCTGTGCGTTTCTGGGCTTTTCAGATTATTAAGAACTGCGTAGACCTTCACTTCGTACTTAGTGGCAGTTTTCAGGCTAtcaaattttacagttttatctgATATGGTTTTTGATTCCTTCTCTTCGCCATCCAAGACAAGCTTGGCTGTAAAGGTTACAATACTTCCAGGATTTGGAGTAAAGTCCCAGGTAGCATCAATGATCTTGGCTTCTGCTTTCAACTTCAAATTTGAGATTGGTCCTGGAGCTgtttataagtgaaaaaaaaatgaaaataaaaaatcagatgAATGCAACAGAATTTGCTGTAAAGAGTCTCTAAACAAATGAATCAGAGTTACCGGTGTATGTAGTGATGTTTACAATTTCTCCCTCCAGGCCACAAACGCCCAAGACTTTCACAAAAAAGTCAAGCTTAGTGCCGTTTTGGAGGCCGGACACTTTCACTTTATATGGTTTGTTCAAAAGACTTGTTATGTTTTCCACAATAACATTCAGCTCCCTGTTATGAGGCGACACACAAAGACTGTCCTGAAACAACTAGTAAGCAGATGTTAATCACTGTGCTCCATTTGTGTTGAAAAATACAACGAACAAGAAAGCAGCAATTTGTAGAGTTTGATGAAcagagaaatacatttaatataGGAATATAAAGGGGACGAACCCGTTTCCATCCTTGGCCATCACTTTAAATTCTATGTAGTTTCCCTCTGGCGGATTCCACTCGAGAATTAAGTTCTTATCCTGGATGTCCAAAGGTTTCAGGTTGGACACTTTTCCAGGCCCTGAAAGAGAGACAGCGGGCTGTTATAAAACGGACAAAGCTTCTCTGTGTTTGCCGAAGATGAAACCAAATAGAAGCAGGCAGGTGTCATGGTCCGCACAAAACGTGGCCGTAATTTGCCTTTTCAGATTTGAATGTCAGATAGCGTCTGAAGGAAACGAAGAGATGGAAAGTTCTTGCTCGTTTCCCCCCCTGAACAGTACGGATGTAAACTCACGGGTGCAATTTGAGATGCTGATGTTCTTACTCCACATGGACCTGTCGTTGACTCCTGTGCGGAAAATGAAAGTGTACTCGTTTCCCTGTGTCAAGCCGTCAAAATCCATTTTTTCTTCCCTGACGGTCTTGTTGTGCTTTTCAGTTCCCAAAGCTGAAAAGGCGACGACTTCGAAGAAGCCATAGTTCCCGTTGGGTTTCTTCCAGCTCATACTGACAGTGTTTTCTGCAAAACTGGTCACAGTGAGGTTTTGGACCTCTCCAGGTACTGAAAGGAGGAAACAAACCCAGAGTTAGTCTTTTCAGGTTGTCTTTTGTCTTAGTCACATTACAGGTACGTCAGCTGTACTTTGAGCCGCCTCGTCTTTGCTTTGTAGAACAGTAATAGTATATATCTCAATGGGTTTACAAGGTGTAAAAGTGAtggcaaaacagaaacagacataCTTTGCTACGTTAAGTGGACACAATTGCACATTATGTGCCTTAAAGGTGGCATTAcggtattaaaataaaaattcatctACTTTGTGTATTTCCTGCAAAAATACAACTCTGGAGCAGAGCTAATGCTGTGTAGAAAACTCAGTGAGCAGAAAATTATATTAtgaatataatatatattatataattataatatttattatatttagatattatatattattattttaatatatattatgaattatgaatgtttatgacagttgtcatgaagtgtcattcggtaagtaatgacacttttaaagcaaagttgctctaaaagttgcgttgaaagtgttatgtcatgtttatgacagtgtcatgtcggTCTTATGcacactccttcaaataaagtgttacctattCTTTTTTTGGGAGATATTGCATTCATGACTCAGAAACATGAATGCAAAACACCTTAAAGACAAGAAGAACATATTAAGATTCAAAGAACTCATTATccctcttctcttctctcccGGGTGGTCAAATGTTATCTATTAATCACAATAATCAACAACTTACTGGTGTAGAAGGAGCCATTGAGTGGATTGAGGTCCCTTTCACACTTCACTGCAAATACTGTGATAACGTAGCCGGTTCCTGGAATGAGGTTGTCGAGTGTGTAGCTCAAATTATGCATGTTTTTGGTGACGTTCCAGGAACCTTCCCGGGAAAACGCCTGGAAGCGATAGTGGCTGATGTCACCGGGCCCCTGATCCCACTGCAGATCGGCAGACGAGGAGGTGATGTTGGAGACGTTGATGGCCCCCATGAAGCGGTCTGAAGGCAAGAACAATACGGACAAAAACTGGTAGATTTATGGCCAAGAGggaaaacatgtggaaaagtaacagaaaaacatggGAGTCACAGCTATGAAGTCGAAGTTAATTTAACTGTTTAAGTTTaggataaacaaacaaaatcattaaatCGTTGAACCCAAAGTTGGGGCTTCACTAATGAAGAAATATTCTTCACCTTCCAGCTTTCACAAAGAGGACCTGATAGCTACAGACAGTTCTCACTTTGCTTACTGGTCATCTCACTGAAAACATACAACAATCCAacgttttgagaccatttctCATGGTTTGCTCCTAAAAACAAGTTTGCTTCGACTCACTTGCTTTTTCAAATTCTTCttcttgtgcatttttaaaaagttttgcatGTTAAAATTATGGTGAGAAATGATTAGGCATCAATCAATTTAGGTACTGCTAAGTTATTACAGtaactaattattttaaatcaaataatttgaCGGAATTTCCCTTCTTGTGTAAAGAATTCTTAAAACAAATCACCAAAAGTCCAAAATTTCTGTAATTCCAGCTCACTGAAGGTTGAATGACTGACCAGAGTCGTCAAATCTAAtcactttctgaaatgtctGAAAAGCTCTGAATCATTTCCTGGCTGCATCGGTTAGTTTAACCGATTATAATTATATACCAGTCAATCTTCAGATAAAATACCAGAAGATTTTACCAGTAAAATACCAGAAGACTCCCATGAGTActaattttctttattctgcCAACATTCGTAATTTCTGTGCCCTCCAGTATTCGCATTAACTGCAGAAGCTGTTGTACCTTCATAGCAAATGAAAGGCAGCTCTTCAAAGCACTCTCTCTCAACCCAAGGTCCAAAGGCCAGTATGACCACACACGAGTTCTCgatgtagtttttattattctctGGTATGATGGGAGGCAGCATGGGCGATCGTTCGCACGTTGAAATTATCGGCGGCTGCGGTGTGGTCGTCCACGGTGTATCTGTGGTGTGACGTGCGGGAGCGGTGGTGGAATCCCACGCCTGGGTGATGCTGGCTCTTCGTGTTAAGTTGGCCCCTTCTGTGGCGTTCAGCCTTTCTGTGACGTTCAGCCATTCTGTGACGTTCAGCCATTCTGTGGCGTTCAGCCATTCCGTGACGTTCAGCCATTCTGTGGCGTTCGTCAACATGTCCGTCCCGGTGTCAACGTCATAAAAACTGGTAGACCTGGTAGAGTCGGTCGTGTTGTCGTAGCTCTCGGTCACTGTGATGTTTGTTGAGTCTATGCTGGAGTATTCGGCGACAACGGAACCTGTTGGGAAGCCCGTTGTCGACCCGGTAGGCGACGGACTTGTCGTACTGGTGGTGGGCGAGGGGGTCGTCCACCTGGGGGGTGCCGGGCAAGtgcaggagcagctgcagcagtctATTTTTGGCAATGGGGATTTAAACAATGGGAAGCCGGGGTACCAGTTCTGGAAGATGAGTGGGTCCCCGTTGGCCCACAGCGTCCAGGGTGTCCCGAAGCTTCTAGACGAGGTGTTGGTGGAGTTGGTGGAGTTGTAGTAGTCGTAGTCCGAGTCGGAGTCGTAGTCGTAGTCATCGGTTTCGTTGTAGGTGTCATTGTAGTTTATGTACTTGCGAAGGCCAATCCAGTGGGTGGAGTTTATTATTTTGGCGATGACCTGGATGTTTTGTGGCGTGAGAGTCACCATCTCTTTAAAGCAGACCTGAGCAGACATAGAAGACATACTGTAACTAACTGTGTTAAAGCTTCAgcgacaaaaacaaagatgagagCCCAAGAATGTAGTCAAAGTGAGACTTAGCAGCCTACAAACACTTCAGCAAATATGGCAAAAGAATGTTTATGGCAACAAAAACCATAGCATCTCGCAAACAGTGAATAAACCctaataaattcaaatgtttgcaCTAAGCtcttgtttaaaaagaaaatataggaGGTGCTATTTAGCTGTATTGAGGCTGAGCTGATGAACGAGTTACATGTGGGCTCCAGCCaccttttaatgcaaattatgTGCAAATAGTCTTTAAAAAATGCGTGACAGCCAGggagcataaaaaaattaaaaaaattaaaaaaaaaaacatataaaaaggatgtttgttaaaggaaaattaCAACTAAATGTATTAACATGAACTGCTAAAGGTTAATGACAAACCGAACAAGATTTtggcaaagttttaaaatgaaatgtcttcTCAAACTTAGTTGCCCTGAACAGCTATTTTAATACGTTAAAGCagtaacattttctcatttgctTACATAAGCTTCTTCTGTCAGCTTTTAGGTTGCAATGGACATATGACTTTAGAGCctctttcataaaaatgtttccgtCATAAACTCGTAATGAAGCCAGGTGTGGTGAAGCTCTGAGCAATGAGGAAGTAAAGGTTTGTCTTTTAAACAGTGCGTGTtaatatctttcttttttcttctaaacATCTGTATATTGCACACAGTACTTTAAAACGAGACAACTTCTTAAAGAAAGACATTCGTTTCCTGAAGTACAAGGCATGTATCTGAAAGATCTGCTTTCCATTTCTGtcattaaggtaaaaaaaacaacctcaggACAACTGTTAATAAgcgcctgtcacaataagcaatataTCAATTAATCGAATAATTGATCCATCAGCTCAATCATTTCCACGattggtagaaaaagagagaaaaacaaacacggaATGAAAAAAGGTTTCAGTCTGGTGCATTGGTCTCAACTGGCTCCCTGTTTTGGaggatcatttttgttttttaaacattcaattcagttttattttggatatttaaaacgtcttccagttccagagttaaCTGTCTGCAAGAAATGAAAGCTTAATTGTCTGTAGatatattacttgaaattgGTCCCAAAGCAACATTGCTGATCACaattttttgagacaatttatcatccagaaaaatTAACTCATTGGTgctgaaattaaacacaaaacctcTTAATTGCCCTGCTAATCTGTTGCCTCTCAGTGTGTCCAGCTGGACGCTTCAGAAAGTTTCTGGAGGTAATCTCAGGTCCGTTCGTACCTGGCAGTGGTTCCTGGCGTCAGCCCAGCTGGCGTTGTGGGGGCTAATGAAGTACTGCCTCTCTGCAGCCGTGTACATCAGCAGAAGACCTGAGAAAGACAAAAGCCTGATTTAGTCATGtacagatgtttattttcaccACATTCTCCAGGAAAAATTGGTATTCAACCAggattatttcagattataaGCGTCTGTACCAAATTCAGGATAAAAGGTGGAATTCTAAGATTGAAATGCATCacttcaaaatgtaacaaatcttattagaaattattttactgacaTGTATATAATCTTACTtgaagcagaaaattaaaatcttaagcTTCAACTTCCTGGTTCACCTACAGGTTACTAGAATCATAATCAGATCAATCATAATGAAAAGTCTAAAAACTTTCCTAAAACAATGGTACTCACCccaacaaacagaaatacacaGTTTATGTATGATAGTTAAGTTTCCCATGGTGGCGTCCCGTTGAATTTacactaaaacagacattcacactagtatattaaaatatatatatttaaatgcatagaaagaaagaaaaaaagtgccAAATGCTGATGATTCGTCTTTTTATTCGCTCTGGCTGTAGATGTTTCCTCTTGGTCAGAATAAAGACAAATGAgtgatgaaacaaaatgtccaaCAGGTCATAAACATCACATACGACATTCATCACAAGGCTCTATTCACCTAAAAATATCATTAGATGCAGCTGCTTTGCATTCATATTCCAAACATGCAAATCATTCAAATATTTGCGTCGACAGAACACAAGAAGCCATTGAGATGGAATGCGTTTATTTCAGCTCAAAGCTCGAGTATAAAACAGAAAGTCAGtacaaaatacatgaaatttAAAGAATATAAAGGAAACCGAAACCTTTCGCTAAACTACAAAGTTACAGAAATGCCTCCTAATATTCTCTGGCAGTGTTATGTTTAAAGTGGTCATTTAGTCAGTGATTGGTAATGTCAAGCCAAAGTGCCTTAAAGTGGTTCAACTGGTTTagaggaggaaacaaaaaaaatttcaactttACTGCTGTAAAGATGCGACTCGATTCATATTTTGAATACAGTAGCTGGCAGGAAAACAGACGGTTATTCAGTGTCAaattagttttcaaaaaaagggccacaaaacataaaacaaggaTCAAGTGTTGGGGGTGATCCAGCCAGCCCCTCTTCTACCAAcactacttaaaaaaatgtaaaaaaataaactgttccCAAGAGATAAATCACAACTGATATCATCTAATCTTTAAACtaaggaaataagaaaatatagcTTTAGTAAACGAAAGCAATTTGGCTCAAAACTGGCCAATACTTAATTCCACATAATTGAACCTAGctaagcaatttttaaaaatataaaaagaaaaaagaagacaaattactacagttaaatgaaaacataatgccattataaatgaaaaattaataatggagtatataaaaaaaacataaaccaaaagacaaatgaaagaCGGTAACTAGTCGCTGTCGCTCGCCCCCTTCAGCAGCCTCTTCCCGCTGGAGGGCGCAGGAAGCTCCTGTTTTTTCTTGGACCTACagggaaaagaaaggaaattaaagtaaatttaacaCCGATGAAGATATCTGGTTCTCATCTTCCTGTGGTTTTTCCTGCAATAAAGTGTATCCAACCCCAGTCCTCTCAACTCTCAGAGTATCCCCTCTAACGAGTGATTCAATTGATTCAAACGGTGGAGAAAGAGAGGAATCTAAAAACTGTAAGATAGTTTAGAGCTTTAGGACTGGACATCTGACCTACAGTGTTCAGGTTATTCCTGCTGTGACCTGACATATTTCAGCACATCAGCCTC
This window harbors:
- the LOC103480538 gene encoding fibronectin, with the protein product MGNLTIIHKLCISVCWGLLLMYTAAERQYFISPHNASWADARNHCQVCFKEMVTLTPQNIQVIAKIINSTHWIGLRKYINYNDTYNETDDYDYDSDSDYDYYNSTNSTNTSSRSFGTPWTLWANGDPLIFQNWYPGFPLFKSPLPKIDCCSCSCTCPAPPRWTTPSPTTSTTSPSPTGSTTGFPTGSVVAEYSSIDSTNITVTESYDNTTDSTRSTSFYDVDTGTDMLTNATEWLNVTEWLNATEWLNVTEWLNVTERLNATEGANLTRRASITQAWDSTTAPARHTTDTPWTTTPQPPIISTCERSPMLPPIIPENNKNYIENSCVVILAFGPWVERECFEELPFICYEDRFMGAINVSNITSSSADLQWDQGPGDISHYRFQAFSREGSWNVTKNMHNLSYTLDNLIPGTGYVITVFAVKCERDLNPLNGSFYTIPGEVQNLTVTSFAENTVSMSWKKPNGNYGFFEVVAFSALGTEKHNKTVREEKMDFDGLTQGNEYTFIFRTGVNDRSMWSKNISISNCTRPGKVSNLKPLDIQDKNLILEWNPPEGNYIEFKVMAKDGNGELNVIVENITSLLNKPYKVKVSGLQNGTKLDFFVKVLGVCGLEGEIVNITTYTAPGPISNLKLKAEAKIIDATWDFTPNPGSIVTFTAKLVLDGEEKESKTISDKTVKFDSLKTATKYEVKVYAVLNNLKSPETHSFIFTLPSPPTGAKVNSKTAYSLAFEWTPPEYSSVQNYSCTLNSTFWGSSYVQIVSTTMCTFTDLMSGSTYDFNVYALSDNKASDPARCNGTTVKDPVEISLSMLCTSEVSLYCEKDETRKAVFEELQHHFKKILGEYVYHEVKTIS